A single region of the Malaclemys terrapin pileata isolate rMalTer1 chromosome 4, rMalTer1.hap1, whole genome shotgun sequence genome encodes:
- the RTN1 gene encoding reticulon-1 isoform X4 has translation MATSLQTSFDICPSCAIDLLYWRDIKQTGIVFGSILLLLFSLTQFSVVSVIAYLALAALSATISFRIYKSVLQAVQKTDEGHPFKAYLEMEMSLSQDQIQKYTDCLQLYVNSTVRELRRLFLVQDLVDSLKFAVLMWLLTYVGALFNGLTLMIMAVVSMFTLPVVYDKYQAQIDQYLGLVRTHINTVMAKIQAKIPGAKRKAE, from the exons ATGGCTACATCACTGCAGACATCCTTTGACATATGTCCATCCTGTG CTATCGACCTGTTGTACTGGCGTGACATCAAGCAGACAGGGATAGTGTTTGGAAGCATCCTGCTACTGCTCTTCTCTCTCACCCAGTTCAGTGTGGTCAGTGTTATTGCCTACCTGGCACTAGCTGCTCTCTCAGCCACCATTAGCTTCAGAATCTACAAGTCAGTTTTACAGGCTGTGCAGAAGACTGATGAAGGCCATCCATTCAA AGCCTACCTGGAGATGGAAATGTCTCTCTCACAGGACCAGATTCAGAAATACACAGACTGTCTCCAGTTGTACGTGAACAGCACAGTCAGAGAGCTGAGGAGACTCTTCCTTGTCCAGGACCTGGTGGATTCCTTAAAA tttgcagTACTAATGTGGCTGCTGACTTACGTTGGAGCTCTCTTCAATGGCCTGACTCTTATGATCATGG CTGTGGTCTCCATGTTTACTCTACCTGTTGTATATGACAAGTATCAG GCACAGATTGATCAATACTTGGGACTTGTGAGGACCCACATAAACACTGTCATGGCAAA GATCCAGGCGAAAATCCCAGGCGCTAAGAGAAAGGCAGAGTAA
- the RTN1 gene encoding reticulon-1 isoform X3 encodes MQASADSTKMECLWSNWKCQAIDLLYWRDIKQTGIVFGSILLLLFSLTQFSVVSVIAYLALAALSATISFRIYKSVLQAVQKTDEGHPFKAYLEMEMSLSQDQIQKYTDCLQLYVNSTVRELRRLFLVQDLVDSLKFAVLMWLLTYVGALFNGLTLMIMAVVSMFTLPVVYDKYQAQIDQYLGLVRTHINTVMAKIQAKIPGAKRKAE; translated from the exons CTATCGACCTGTTGTACTGGCGTGACATCAAGCAGACAGGGATAGTGTTTGGAAGCATCCTGCTACTGCTCTTCTCTCTCACCCAGTTCAGTGTGGTCAGTGTTATTGCCTACCTGGCACTAGCTGCTCTCTCAGCCACCATTAGCTTCAGAATCTACAAGTCAGTTTTACAGGCTGTGCAGAAGACTGATGAAGGCCATCCATTCAA AGCCTACCTGGAGATGGAAATGTCTCTCTCACAGGACCAGATTCAGAAATACACAGACTGTCTCCAGTTGTACGTGAACAGCACAGTCAGAGAGCTGAGGAGACTCTTCCTTGTCCAGGACCTGGTGGATTCCTTAAAA tttgcagTACTAATGTGGCTGCTGACTTACGTTGGAGCTCTCTTCAATGGCCTGACTCTTATGATCATGG CTGTGGTCTCCATGTTTACTCTACCTGTTGTATATGACAAGTATCAG GCACAGATTGATCAATACTTGGGACTTGTGAGGACCCACATAAACACTGTCATGGCAAA GATCCAGGCGAAAATCCCAGGCGCTAAGAGAAAGGCAGAGTAA